In the genome of Schistocerca piceifrons isolate TAMUIC-IGC-003096 chromosome X, iqSchPice1.1, whole genome shotgun sequence, one region contains:
- the LOC124723189 gene encoding uncharacterized protein LOC124723189, translated as MSLSPFLVVHLQWRVCGRGTVFWGQNTIKEDHVTPRKRLRIMDTRKSNCPATLNMKCIRVYPDYSMHSATEHRDTKAKVLASLQKDLALPCPPKSYLRYYLTASPASAHTHTTESVEASGYIHPSLVKDIKNLVLSGMTSLKVIKLALDRFVEINFTGTHIPGQMNTTFYPTEKTI; from the exons ATGTCCCTATCCCCTTTTTTGGTTGTGCATTTGCAGTGGAGAGTGTGTGGTCGAGGCACTGTGTTTTGGGGCCAAAATACTATAAAA GAAGACCATGTGACTCCTCGTAAGAGATTGAGGATCATGGATACTAGAAAATCCAACTGCCCAGCAACTTTAAATATGAAGTGTATAAGGGTGTATCCTGATTACAGTATGCACTCAGCAACTGAACACAGGGATACCAAGGCAAAA GTTCTTGCAAGTCTACAGAAAGATTTGGCATTGCCATGCCCGCCTAAGAGCTATCTACGTTATTATTTGACTGCTTCCCCAGCAAGTGCGCACACACATACTACTGAAAGTGTTGAAGCAAGTGGGTACATACATCCTTCACTTGTAAAGGATATCAAAAACTTAGTACTCAGTGGCATGACATCTCTCAAAGTCATTAAGTTGGCTCTAGACAGATTTGTTGAAATCAATTTCACTGGGACACACATACCAGGTCAAATGAATACTACCTTTTACCCCACAGAGAAAACTATTTAG